From a region of the Latilactobacillus sakei genome:
- a CDS encoding N-acetyltransferase — protein sequence MQIKQTRDLTSPYYQDGLAIRQAVFVDEQKVPAELEIDEFEDQALYFTGYLEQHPVTTLRVLTEGDFYHVQRVATMKAYRHQGLGLELMQAAETSAKENGRKGLILNAQVTAVPFYERLGYHATDKQHFLDAGILHQEMIKIL from the coding sequence ATGCAAATTAAGCAAACACGTGATTTAACAAGTCCTTACTATCAAGATGGTCTCGCTATTCGACAAGCCGTTTTTGTTGATGAACAAAAAGTCCCGGCTGAGTTAGAAATCGATGAATTTGAAGACCAAGCGCTTTACTTCACAGGTTATCTCGAACAACACCCCGTTACAACACTTCGTGTATTAACCGAAGGCGATTTTTACCATGTACAGCGTGTCGCTACAATGAAGGCTTACCGCCACCAGGGACTAGGCTTAGAACTCATGCAAGCTGCCGAAACCTCTGCAAAAGAGAATGGTCGAAAAGGCCTTATCTTAAACGCTCAAGTCACAGCCGTTCCCTTTTATGAGCGTCTCGGTTACCACGCCACTGACAAGCAACATTTCTTGGACGCTGGTATTTTACATCAAGAAATGATTAAGATCCTATAA